The Bacillus xiapuensis genome window below encodes:
- the rpoN gene encoding RNA polymerase factor sigma-54, translating into MNMQLKPGLWQQQTMKLAMTQELKQAIALLQYSTQELTEFLEAKVMENPFIHLENPEMKALYKKKKMKLRKGGSLMKDEKNWVEQVADTSQTLSDYLRMQLAHIPMSDEKKRLLDFLLYNMDGNGYMSITMKEAAAMCRCTEREAKEVLGWIRDLEPAGVGAFDLQDCLLLQLRRMPEPLKLAQIIIKEHFIEFADKSWRPLAKKLNVNVKEIQEVSDFIQQMNPKPGARFHHDQAMYVRPDMTVTLQGESVEVHLLEEDMPKIIFQKEYFHELALHKDPHLQQFMKEKEKDYAWLLKSLEQRKKTIQRVGLTIVEKQKDFFFRGPKYVQPLTMKEVAEELEVHESTVSRAVRGKYMQTPYGTFELKYFFSAGLSGGMEEAASAQQIKARIAELVENENKKKPLSDQDICNKLKEEGFHASRRTVAKYRGQLSILSSAKRKRYD; encoded by the coding sequence ATGAACATGCAGTTAAAGCCGGGTCTGTGGCAGCAGCAGACGATGAAGCTTGCGATGACTCAAGAGCTGAAGCAGGCCATTGCGTTACTTCAGTACTCTACCCAGGAATTGACGGAGTTTTTGGAAGCGAAGGTGATGGAAAATCCGTTTATTCATTTGGAGAACCCAGAAATGAAAGCGCTTTACAAAAAGAAGAAAATGAAGCTGCGTAAAGGGGGATCCCTGATGAAGGATGAGAAGAACTGGGTGGAGCAGGTAGCGGATACGTCTCAGACTTTATCGGATTATTTAAGAATGCAGCTGGCGCATATTCCAATGAGTGACGAAAAAAAGCGGTTATTGGATTTTTTATTATATAATATGGATGGAAATGGCTATATGTCTATAACAATGAAGGAAGCGGCGGCGATGTGCCGCTGTACTGAGCGGGAAGCGAAGGAAGTGTTAGGTTGGATCCGCGATTTAGAACCGGCGGGAGTCGGCGCCTTTGACTTGCAGGACTGTCTGCTGCTTCAGCTGAGACGGATGCCGGAGCCGCTTAAGCTTGCGCAAATCATTATTAAGGAGCATTTCATCGAGTTTGCGGACAAAAGCTGGCGCCCGCTTGCAAAGAAGCTCAATGTGAATGTGAAAGAGATTCAAGAGGTGTCCGATTTCATTCAGCAGATGAATCCGAAGCCGGGGGCGCGCTTTCATCATGATCAGGCCATGTATGTACGGCCGGATATGACTGTGACGCTGCAAGGGGAGTCGGTTGAGGTGCATCTTCTGGAAGAGGATATGCCGAAAATTATTTTTCAAAAAGAATATTTTCATGAATTGGCTCTCCACAAGGATCCGCACCTACAGCAGTTTATGAAGGAGAAGGAGAAAGATTACGCCTGGCTGCTGAAGAGCCTGGAGCAGAGGAAAAAAACGATTCAGCGTGTCGGTTTAACAATTGTAGAAAAGCAAAAAGACTTTTTCTTTCGAGGTCCGAAATATGTGCAGCCGCTGACGATGAAGGAAGTGGCTGAAGAGCTGGAAGTTCATGAATCGACGGTCAGCCGGGCTGTGCGGGGAAAGTATATGCAGACGCCATACGGAACATTTGAACTGAAATACTTTTTTTCAGCGGGTCTTTCCGGCGGAATGGAGGAGGCAGCTTCTGCTCAGCAGATCAAGGCGAGGATTGCTGAACTGGTCGAGAATGAGAATAAGAAGAAGCCGCTGTCCGATCAGGACATTTGCAATAAGCTGAAAGAGGAAGGGTTTCATGCATCGCGAAGAACAGTAGCGAAATATCGCGGCCAGCTGTCCATTCTTTCTTCTGCGAAAAGAAAAAGATACGATTGA
- the tpiA gene encoding triose-phosphate isomerase, translated as MRKPIIAGNWKMHKTLSEAKSFAEEVKGLVPDASVVDSVICSPALFLQQLVKTVEGSDVKIGAQTMHFEESGAFTGEISPKALEDIGVDYVIIGHSERREMFNETDESVNQKVHAAFKHGLTPIVCCGETLEQREKGETNAFVGRQVKKALEGLTEEQASQAVIAYEPIWAIGTGKSSTSSDANEVCAHIRQTVAEQFSAKAADSMRIQYGGSVKPANISEYMAQPDIDGALVGGASLEPASFLQLLEAVRHG; from the coding sequence ATGCGTAAACCTATAATCGCAGGCAACTGGAAAATGCATAAAACATTATCTGAGGCGAAAAGCTTTGCCGAAGAAGTGAAAGGCTTAGTCCCGGATGCGAGTGTGGTTGACAGTGTCATTTGTTCACCTGCTCTGTTTTTGCAGCAGCTTGTCAAAACCGTTGAAGGATCCGATGTAAAGATCGGGGCGCAAACGATGCACTTTGAAGAGAGCGGTGCCTTTACTGGAGAGATCAGCCCGAAAGCTCTTGAAGACATCGGGGTTGATTATGTGATCATCGGCCACTCGGAGCGCCGTGAAATGTTCAATGAAACGGATGAATCCGTGAATCAAAAAGTCCATGCGGCGTTTAAGCACGGACTGACCCCAATTGTATGCTGCGGTGAAACGCTCGAGCAGCGCGAGAAGGGCGAAACCAATGCTTTTGTCGGCCGCCAAGTGAAGAAAGCGCTGGAAGGCTTAACAGAAGAGCAGGCCAGTCAAGCCGTAATCGCCTATGAACCAATTTGGGCGATTGGCACTGGGAAGTCTTCAACTTCATCTGATGCCAATGAAGTTTGTGCACATATTCGCCAGACGGTCGCAGAACAGTTTTCTGCCAAAGCGGCTGACAGCATGCGCATCCAATACGGCGGCAGTGTAAAACCAGCCAATATCAGCGAGTACATGGCGCAGCCGGATATCGATGGAGCGCTTGTCGGCGGCGCCAGCCTAGAACCGGCGTCCTTCCTGCAACTGCTGGAGGCGGTTCGTCATGGGTAA
- a CDS encoding HPr family phosphocarrier protein encodes MVEKTTEVQLKMGLQARQAAMFVQRANHFSSVIHLEKEGKKVNAKSIMGIMSLAISRGCPVTISADGRDEQEALHALTAFIEEEGSY; translated from the coding sequence ATGGTCGAAAAAACAACGGAAGTCCAGTTGAAGATGGGACTGCAGGCCCGGCAAGCAGCCATGTTCGTACAGCGGGCCAATCATTTCTCTTCTGTTATTCATTTAGAAAAAGAAGGGAAAAAAGTGAACGCCAAAAGCATAATGGGGATCATGAGTCTGGCGATTAGCCGCGGCTGTCCCGTTACGATTTCTGCTGATGGACGGGATGAACAAGAAGCCCTGCACGCCTTAACGGCTTTTATAGAGGAAGAGGGCAGCTATTAA
- a CDS encoding glutaredoxin family protein: MKEIFFYTRPSCHLCEEAKGIVQLVQEELDLAVHECNIDECEEWTERYGMMIPVVEYKREIIQYGRIDYPALKKKLK; encoded by the coding sequence ATGAAAGAGATTTTTTTCTATACGCGTCCATCCTGCCATTTATGTGAGGAAGCGAAAGGGATTGTGCAGCTCGTTCAAGAAGAGCTGGACTTGGCGGTTCACGAATGCAATATTGATGAATGTGAAGAATGGACAGAACGGTATGGGATGATGATTCCTGTGGTAGAATATAAGCGGGAAATCATTCAATACGGGCGGATTGACTATCCGGCTTTAAAGAAAAAACTAAAATAA
- a CDS encoding gluconeogenesis factor YvcK family protein, which yields MKIHAQKKVVIIGGGTGLSVLLRGLKKHPIDLTAVVTVADDGGSSGRLREELNIPPPGDIRNVLTALSDVEPLVEKLFQHRFSTKNELSGHSLGNLMIAALTSITGDFGHAVQEMSRVLNVRGKVLPAANQSVVLHAQMEDGTIVSGESKIPYSGKKIKRVFLTPDDIQPLPETIRAIQEADLIIVGPGSLYTSILPNLLVPRIGEEVCSAKAKKVYICNLMTQAGETLDFTAGDHVRAIYDHMSCAFMDTILVNKDSIPDHIQEKYKEEQSKPVVYDVEELKSLGLHTILDEIAIREGGVIRHNTNKVADILFQLIPETMNP from the coding sequence ATGAAAATACATGCACAAAAGAAAGTCGTCATTATCGGCGGGGGAACAGGCCTGTCTGTTTTGCTTCGCGGCTTAAAGAAGCATCCCATCGATTTAACGGCCGTTGTGACTGTAGCCGATGATGGAGGAAGCTCCGGGCGTCTGCGCGAAGAGCTGAACATCCCTCCGCCCGGGGATATCCGCAATGTGCTAACCGCTTTATCCGATGTGGAGCCGTTAGTGGAGAAGCTGTTCCAGCACCGGTTCAGTACAAAAAATGAGCTGTCGGGCCATTCGCTCGGCAATTTGATGATTGCCGCCCTAACATCGATTACGGGCGACTTTGGGCATGCGGTTCAGGAAATGAGCCGCGTGCTCAACGTGCGCGGAAAAGTGCTGCCAGCGGCCAATCAAAGTGTAGTTCTGCATGCGCAAATGGAAGATGGAACGATCGTATCGGGAGAATCTAAGATTCCTTACTCCGGGAAGAAGATTAAACGGGTCTTTTTAACGCCCGACGATATCCAGCCGCTGCCGGAAACGATTCGCGCTATTCAGGAAGCTGATTTGATTATCGTCGGTCCTGGCAGCCTATACACGAGTATCCTGCCCAATTTGCTCGTTCCGCGAATTGGAGAGGAAGTGTGCAGCGCTAAAGCGAAGAAGGTCTATATTTGCAACTTAATGACACAAGCGGGTGAAACGCTGGATTTTACCGCCGGCGACCATGTGAGAGCGATATATGATCATATGTCTTGCGCCTTTATGGACACCATCCTGGTAAATAAAGACTCGATTCCAGACCACATTCAAGAGAAATATAAGGAAGAGCAGTCCAAACCGGTCGTGTATGATGTGGAGGAGCTGAAGTCGCTTGGCCTTCACACGATTTTAGATGAAATCGCGATCCGTGAAGGCGGTGTGATCCGCCACAATACGAATAAAGTAGCGGATATTCTATTCCAGCTGATTCCGGAAACAATGAACCCTTAG
- the gap gene encoding type I glyceraldehyde-3-phosphate dehydrogenase, translating into MAVKVGINGFGRIGRVVFRAALNNPNLDIVAVNDLTDANMLAHLLKYDSVHGTLNEEVTVDGEYIVVGGHKVKVIAERDPANLPWKELGVEVVVESTGRFTKRADAAKHLEAGAKKVVISAPAKEEDITIVMGVNHDQYDAEKHHVISNASCTTNCLAPFAKVLNDEFGIKRGMMTTVHSYTNDQQILDLPHKDYRRARAAAESMIPTTTGAAKAVSLVLPELKGKLNGMAMRVPTPNVSVVDLVVELEKDTTAEQINEVLKAAAEGELKGILAYSEEPLVSRDYNGSSVSSTIDALSTMVIEGNMVKVLSWYDNESGYSHRVVDLVDYIAKQGL; encoded by the coding sequence ATGGCAGTGAAGGTTGGAATTAACGGATTTGGACGTATTGGACGAGTAGTTTTTCGCGCTGCTTTGAACAATCCTAATTTAGACATTGTGGCTGTTAATGACTTAACGGATGCCAATATGCTTGCACATCTTTTAAAATACGATTCTGTTCATGGAACACTTAATGAAGAAGTTACAGTAGACGGCGAATACATCGTTGTTGGCGGACATAAAGTGAAAGTCATCGCTGAGCGCGACCCGGCAAACCTTCCGTGGAAAGAATTAGGAGTAGAAGTAGTGGTAGAATCTACCGGACGCTTTACAAAACGCGCCGATGCTGCGAAGCACTTGGAAGCAGGAGCGAAAAAAGTTGTGATTTCTGCACCGGCGAAGGAAGAGGACATTACCATCGTAATGGGCGTCAACCACGATCAATACGATGCTGAGAAGCATCATGTTATCTCTAATGCTTCTTGTACAACTAACTGCTTGGCGCCATTTGCTAAAGTGCTGAATGATGAGTTTGGCATCAAGCGCGGCATGATGACAACCGTTCACTCTTACACAAATGACCAGCAAATTCTTGATTTGCCTCATAAGGATTACCGCCGTGCCCGCGCAGCAGCTGAATCCATGATTCCGACAACAACTGGAGCGGCCAAAGCGGTGTCTCTAGTTCTTCCTGAATTGAAAGGAAAGTTAAATGGAATGGCTATGCGCGTGCCAACACCAAACGTATCCGTCGTTGACTTAGTGGTAGAGCTTGAGAAAGACACAACAGCGGAACAAATCAATGAAGTATTGAAAGCAGCAGCTGAAGGCGAATTGAAAGGCATCCTTGCTTATTCAGAAGAGCCGCTTGTTTCACGCGATTACAATGGAAGCTCCGTTTCTTCCACTATCGATGCTTTGTCCACTATGGTCATTGAAGGCAATATGGTGAAGGTTCTTTCTTGGTATGACAATGAGTCCGGCTATTCACACCGCGTGGTAGACTTAGTCGATTATATCGCTAAGCAAGGCCTGTAA
- a CDS encoding 8-oxo-dGTP diphosphatase — translation MQRVTNCLLLKNDKVLLLKKPRRNWWVAPGGKMEPGESIRDAVIREYREETGIYLRNPCVKGIFTFIIKDGEEIISEWMMFTFFAQESDGVSIKECEEGSLEWHSVDRLKELPMAEGDRHILEYMVHGTGIIYGAFTYTPDFELLSYRLDPS, via the coding sequence GTGCAGCGTGTAACAAATTGTTTACTGTTAAAGAATGATAAGGTATTGTTGCTGAAAAAGCCCCGCCGCAATTGGTGGGTGGCTCCTGGCGGAAAGATGGAGCCGGGAGAATCCATCCGGGACGCGGTGATTCGGGAATACCGGGAAGAAACGGGAATTTATTTGCGCAATCCCTGCGTGAAAGGCATCTTCACGTTCATCATTAAAGACGGAGAGGAAATCATTTCAGAATGGATGATGTTCACATTCTTTGCTCAGGAAAGTGACGGTGTGTCTATTAAGGAATGTGAAGAGGGTTCTTTGGAATGGCATTCAGTCGATCGGTTAAAGGAACTTCCGATGGCGGAGGGGGATCGTCATATACTTGAGTACATGGTTCATGGAACGGGCATCATCTATGGAGCATTTACATATACCCCTGATTTTGAACTGCTTTCCTATCGGTTAGACCCGAGCTGA
- a CDS encoding phosphoglycerate kinase, whose protein sequence is MNKKTVKDVDVKGKRVFCRVDFNVPMKDGKVTDDTRIRAALPTIQYLSGQGAKVILASHLGRPKGEVKEELRLTPVAARLSELIGKEVKKVDEAYGEAVEAEIGQMQNGDLLLLENVRFYPGEEKNDADLARSFAALADVYVNDAFGAAHRAHASTAGIAEHLPAVAGFLMEKELDVLGRALSQPERPFTAIIGGAKVKDKIGVIDHLLDKVDHLIIGGGLAYTFIKAQGHEIGKSLLEEDKIDLAKQFMKKAEDKGVTFLMPVDVIAADQFSEEAETKQVGIEEIPADWMALDIGPKTSELYKETIQKSKLVIWNGPMGVFEMDKFANGTKAVAEALAEAEHTYSVIGGGDSAAAVEKFQLAEQMSHISTGGGASLEFMEGKQLPGVVALNDK, encoded by the coding sequence ATGAATAAGAAGACGGTTAAGGATGTGGATGTGAAAGGAAAGCGTGTCTTTTGCCGCGTCGACTTTAACGTCCCAATGAAGGACGGAAAGGTAACGGATGATACGCGCATCCGGGCAGCACTGCCGACCATTCAATATTTATCCGGGCAAGGAGCCAAAGTCATTTTAGCCAGCCACCTTGGCCGCCCGAAAGGCGAAGTGAAAGAGGAGCTTCGTTTAACCCCTGTCGCTGCCCGCTTATCCGAGCTGATCGGCAAAGAAGTCAAGAAAGTCGATGAAGCATACGGTGAAGCGGTGGAAGCGGAAATTGGCCAAATGCAAAACGGTGATTTACTGCTGCTTGAAAATGTTCGCTTCTACCCTGGAGAGGAGAAGAACGATGCAGATCTTGCCCGTTCCTTTGCCGCGCTGGCGGATGTTTACGTCAATGACGCCTTTGGAGCAGCGCACCGGGCGCATGCGTCAACAGCGGGAATTGCCGAGCACTTGCCAGCTGTTGCCGGCTTCTTAATGGAGAAGGAGCTGGATGTTTTAGGCCGGGCTCTTTCCCAGCCTGAGCGCCCGTTTACTGCCATTATTGGCGGAGCGAAGGTGAAGGACAAAATCGGCGTGATTGATCATCTGCTGGATAAAGTCGATCATTTGATTATCGGCGGCGGTCTGGCCTATACCTTTATTAAGGCTCAGGGGCATGAGATCGGAAAGTCGTTATTAGAAGAAGACAAGATTGATTTAGCGAAGCAATTCATGAAAAAAGCTGAAGACAAAGGCGTCACTTTCCTAATGCCGGTGGATGTCATCGCTGCGGATCAATTCTCGGAAGAAGCTGAGACGAAGCAGGTTGGCATCGAGGAGATTCCTGCGGATTGGATGGCGCTTGATATTGGACCGAAAACAAGCGAGCTCTATAAAGAAACGATTCAAAAGTCGAAGCTTGTCATTTGGAACGGACCTATGGGAGTCTTTGAAATGGATAAGTTCGCTAATGGAACGAAAGCAGTCGCCGAAGCATTGGCAGAGGCAGAACATACATACTCTGTGATCGGCGGAGGCGATTCAGCTGCAGCAGTTGAAAAGTTTCAACTAGCTGAACAAATGAGCCATATTTCAACAGGAGGCGGCGCTTCCCTGGAATTTATGGAAGGAAAGCAGCTGCCGGGTGTAGTCGCGTTAAACGATAAGTAA
- the rapZ gene encoding RNase adapter RapZ, which produces MSHNPGKDVQLIIITGMSGAGKTVAIQSFEDLGFYCVDNLPPTLLPKFLELMKDAGTQMNKVAVVMDMRGREFFDHLIKSLDEVADMSSVTPKVLFLDAEDSVLVRRYKETRRSHPLSPNGLPLEGIRQERELLEDVKGRAQFIYDTSALKPRDLREKIVAEFSLNKKAIFTVNVMSFGFKHGLPIDADLVFDVRFLPNPHYIDHMRPRTGLDGDVATYVLKWNDTQKFLEKVLDLLTFMLPHYKMEGKSQLVIAIGCTGGQHRSVALTEYIGKHFSKDYETRITHRDIKKRKASAK; this is translated from the coding sequence ATGAGTCATAATCCGGGAAAAGATGTACAGCTGATCATCATTACAGGAATGTCCGGGGCAGGCAAAACGGTGGCGATTCAAAGCTTTGAAGATTTAGGGTTTTACTGCGTGGATAATTTGCCGCCAACCTTGCTGCCGAAGTTTCTTGAATTGATGAAAGATGCAGGCACACAAATGAATAAAGTGGCCGTGGTGATGGATATGCGCGGCCGGGAATTTTTCGATCATTTAATCAAATCGCTTGATGAGGTAGCGGATATGTCTTCCGTGACGCCTAAAGTGCTGTTTCTCGACGCAGAGGACTCGGTGCTCGTCCGCCGCTATAAGGAAACAAGACGCTCTCATCCGCTGTCGCCTAACGGTCTGCCGCTAGAAGGCATTCGTCAAGAACGGGAGCTTTTGGAGGATGTGAAAGGTCGCGCGCAATTTATTTACGATACATCTGCGCTGAAGCCGCGGGATTTGCGAGAAAAGATCGTAGCAGAGTTTTCGCTCAATAAGAAAGCGATCTTCACTGTCAATGTTATGTCATTTGGCTTTAAGCATGGCCTGCCGATCGATGCAGATCTCGTGTTCGATGTCCGCTTCTTGCCTAATCCGCATTATATTGATCATATGCGGCCGCGCACCGGGCTTGATGGGGATGTGGCCACGTATGTGTTAAAATGGAATGATACGCAGAAGTTCTTGGAAAAAGTGCTGGATTTGCTGACATTTATGCTTCCTCATTATAAAATGGAGGGCAAGTCGCAGCTTGTGATCGCGATCGGCTGTACCGGAGGACAGCATCGTTCTGTCGCTTTGACCGAATATATCGGCAAGCATTTCTCCAAGGATTATGAAACGCGCATCACCCACCGCGACATAAAAAAAAGAAAGGCATCAGCGAAATGA
- a CDS encoding sugar-binding transcriptional regulator, producing MRTLIDIQKKLLPDLLEVLQKRYEILQAIRLAQPVGRRMLAQSVGLTERILRSEVEFLKEQSLITFQTKGMSLTEDGGLILEDLQGVMSEIKGIHSMEENLKKRYGLEEVAIVHGDSDQSAWVKKELGAACARSIKSRLLAKNIIAVTGGTTMREAARAMTPNLAEGKELIFVPARGGIGTDVQNQANSIVAEMALNTDGVHKVLYAPDQISQQAYQTMLQEPAIKEVLDLIKRSNIILHGIGEAMTMAKRRHTSAEDMDKIRKARAVSEAFGYYFDEKGRVIHKVDTIGLQLQDLADAGDVVAVAGGASKGRAIRSYLQGTPKATVLITDEAAAKRLLQEE from the coding sequence ATGAGAACATTAATTGATATTCAAAAGAAATTATTGCCGGATTTACTGGAAGTATTACAAAAACGTTATGAAATTTTGCAAGCAATCCGCTTAGCGCAGCCAGTCGGAAGACGGATGTTGGCGCAGTCAGTGGGGCTGACAGAACGAATATTAAGAAGTGAAGTGGAGTTTTTAAAGGAACAGTCTTTAATCACCTTTCAAACGAAAGGAATGAGCCTGACGGAAGATGGGGGATTGATTCTTGAGGATCTCCAAGGAGTAATGAGTGAAATCAAGGGTATACACTCAATGGAAGAAAACTTAAAGAAGCGATACGGATTAGAGGAAGTGGCAATTGTTCACGGAGACAGCGATCAATCTGCTTGGGTGAAGAAGGAGCTTGGCGCAGCCTGTGCCCGAAGTATAAAAAGCCGTCTGCTCGCAAAGAATATCATCGCAGTAACAGGCGGAACGACGATGCGCGAAGCAGCGCGGGCGATGACACCCAATCTCGCGGAAGGCAAAGAGCTGATCTTTGTTCCAGCAAGAGGCGGCATTGGAACGGATGTTCAGAACCAAGCCAACTCCATTGTTGCTGAAATGGCGCTTAACACAGACGGCGTCCATAAAGTGCTCTATGCCCCTGATCAAATAAGCCAGCAAGCTTATCAAACGATGCTGCAGGAGCCGGCCATTAAAGAGGTGCTGGATTTAATCAAGCGTTCCAATATCATCCTTCACGGAATTGGAGAAGCGATGACGATGGCGAAGCGGCGGCATACATCGGCTGAGGATATGGATAAGATTCGAAAAGCCCGGGCGGTTTCGGAAGCTTTTGGCTACTACTTTGATGAGAAAGGCCGCGTCATTCATAAAGTGGATACGATCGGTTTGCAGCTGCAGGATCTTGCGGATGCTGGCGACGTGGTAGCGGTGGCTGGCGGAGCGTCGAAAGGCAGAGCGATCCGCTCCTATTTGCAGGGAACGCCGAAAGCGACCGTGCTGATTACAGATGAAGCGGCAGCCAAGCGGCTATTACAAGAGGAGTGA
- the clpP gene encoding ATP-dependent Clp endopeptidase proteolytic subunit ClpP, producing the protein MNLIPTVIEQTNRGERAYDIYSRLLKDRIIMLGSAIDDNVANSIVSQLLFLEAENPEKDISIYINSPGGSITAGMAIYDTIQFIKPDVQTICIGMAASMGAFLLAAGTKGKRYALPNSEVMIHQPLGGAQGQATEIEIAAKRILFLREKLNEILAERTGQPLEVIAKDTDRDNFMTAKRALEYGLIDHILTRNELPEK; encoded by the coding sequence ATGAATTTAATCCCTACCGTTATTGAACAAACGAACCGCGGGGAACGTGCTTACGATATTTATTCCCGTTTATTAAAAGACCGCATTATTATGCTTGGAAGTGCTATTGACGACAATGTAGCCAACTCCATTGTTTCTCAGCTGCTGTTCTTGGAGGCCGAAAACCCTGAAAAGGATATCTCCATCTACATTAACAGCCCGGGCGGAAGCATTACGGCAGGAATGGCAATTTATGATACGATTCAATTCATCAAGCCGGACGTGCAGACGATCTGCATCGGCATGGCTGCCTCTATGGGCGCTTTTCTTCTAGCTGCCGGAACGAAAGGCAAGCGCTACGCCTTGCCGAACAGTGAGGTTATGATTCATCAGCCGCTTGGTGGCGCCCAAGGTCAGGCGACGGAAATCGAAATTGCCGCCAAGCGCATCTTGTTCTTGCGTGAGAAGCTGAACGAAATTCTGGCTGAGCGCACCGGACAGCCGCTTGAAGTCATTGCCAAAGATACAGACCGCGATAACTTTATGACCGCTAAGCGTGCGCTTGAGTATGGTTTAATCGACCATATCCTGACGCGCAATGAGCTGCCGGAAAAATAA
- the whiA gene encoding DNA-binding protein WhiA gives MSFASETKKELTALESEGCCAKAELSALIRMNGSLSFSNRLLVVNIQTENAAIARRIYVLIKKNYDIEVELLVRKKMRLKKNNVYIVRLKEKARDILEDLDIIEKGFSFVHNISPELIAQKCCRRAYLRGAFLAGGSVNNPETSSYHLEIFSLYKEHNDALSDLMNSFGLNSKTLERKKGFITYLKEAEKITEFLTIIGAHSALLRFEDVRILRDMRNSVNRLVNCETANLNKTIGAALRQVENIRYIESTVGLQVLPDKLREIAELRVTHQDVTLKELGEMVSGGKISKSGINHRLRKIDEIAEKLRASETLSSK, from the coding sequence TTGTCGTTTGCTTCTGAAACCAAAAAAGAACTGACCGCGCTAGAAAGCGAAGGCTGCTGCGCTAAAGCAGAGCTGTCTGCGCTGATTCGCATGAATGGATCACTTTCATTTTCAAACCGCTTGCTTGTTGTCAATATACAGACTGAAAATGCGGCGATCGCCAGAAGAATTTATGTGTTGATCAAGAAAAACTATGACATAGAAGTAGAACTGCTCGTTCGCAAAAAGATGAGGTTAAAAAAGAATAATGTCTACATCGTTCGCCTAAAGGAAAAAGCAAGGGATATCTTAGAGGATTTGGATATCATCGAGAAGGGATTCTCTTTCGTTCATAATATTTCACCGGAGCTAATTGCTCAAAAATGCTGCCGCCGCGCTTATTTGCGGGGAGCCTTTCTGGCGGGGGGATCCGTTAATAACCCGGAAACCTCCTCTTATCATTTAGAAATCTTTTCGCTTTATAAAGAACATAATGACGCGCTCAGCGATCTCATGAACTCGTTCGGTTTAAACAGCAAAACCCTTGAAAGAAAAAAAGGATTTATCACGTATTTGAAAGAAGCAGAGAAGATTACAGAGTTTCTGACTATCATCGGTGCACACAGCGCGCTGCTCCGTTTTGAAGACGTCCGCATCCTCCGGGATATGAGAAACTCGGTCAATCGGCTCGTGAACTGTGAAACCGCTAACTTAAATAAAACAATCGGCGCGGCTTTGCGCCAGGTGGAGAACATCCGCTATATAGAATCGACGGTCGGTCTGCAGGTGCTGCCTGATAAACTGCGGGAAATTGCCGAGCTTCGGGTCACGCATCAGGATGTCACGCTAAAGGAGCTTGGCGAGATGGTCTCGGGCGGGAAGATCAGCAAATCCGGCATTAATCATCGCCTGCGCAAAATTGATGAAATTGCCGAAAAGCTTCGGGCGAGCGAAACGCTGTCAAGCAAGTAA